In the Agrococcus sp. Marseille-Q4369 genome, one interval contains:
- a CDS encoding alpha/beta fold hydrolase produces MTAFPEAHRPSVASTHRPVVLLHAGSAANWMWEPQLPAVRDRLALTPHLPGFGERIAEEWPGITGAADDLARRIRDLGAEGPVDLVGLSLGGVVARHPQLVASVLTSGTAVMPVVGTARALSALQLMLWNRRAMWRAQASALGLTAEAVERYVEHGLSVRRTTARVLLDEISAGAMPEGLDRYRGRMLLLAGELDPAVMAESLEALREVVPHAEKRTAPGMRYIWNIENPKRFNAMLRDWLRGGVDHWLLEPTHVLL; encoded by the coding sequence ATGACCGCCTTCCCCGAAGCTCACCGGCCGTCGGTCGCGAGCACGCACCGGCCCGTGGTGCTGCTGCACGCCGGGAGCGCGGCGAACTGGATGTGGGAGCCGCAGCTGCCCGCTGTGCGCGACCGACTCGCGCTCACGCCGCACCTCCCGGGGTTCGGGGAGCGTATCGCCGAGGAGTGGCCGGGCATCACAGGCGCGGCGGACGACCTGGCCCGACGCATCCGCGATCTCGGAGCCGAGGGCCCCGTCGACCTCGTCGGCCTCTCGCTCGGGGGTGTGGTCGCGCGGCACCCGCAGCTCGTCGCCTCGGTGCTCACGAGCGGCACCGCGGTCATGCCTGTCGTCGGCACGGCTCGCGCGCTCTCGGCGCTGCAGCTCATGCTCTGGAACCGTCGCGCGATGTGGCGCGCGCAGGCGAGCGCGCTCGGCCTGACCGCCGAGGCGGTCGAGCGCTACGTCGAGCACGGGCTCTCGGTGCGCCGCACGACCGCGCGGGTGCTGCTCGACGAGATCTCGGCAGGCGCGATGCCCGAGGGGCTCGACCGGTACCGGGGGCGGATGCTGCTGCTCGCGGGAGAGCTCGACCCCGCGGTGATGGCGGAGTCGCTCGAGGCGCTCCGCGAGGTCGTGCCCCACGCCGAGAAGCGCACGGCGCCGGGCATGCGCTACATCTGGAACATCGAGAACCCGAAGCGCTTCAACGCGATGCTGCGCGACTGGCTGCGCGGCGGGGTCGACCACTGGCTGCTCGAGCCGACCCACGTGCTGCTCTGA
- a CDS encoding Glu/Leu/Phe/Val dehydrogenase family protein, whose amino-acid sequence MSAIPEFSHERVLTSMGARSGLVITVALHSSALGPALGGCRMWSYPTWADGQADALRLSAAMTLKNAAAGLDAGGGKSVIALPMGEALDPDRRRAALLDLGDLVEALDGRYRTAEDVGTTEHDMLVVRERTEHVVGLPAESGGAGEPAGATALGVFSAIAPTLGEAFGSEQIEGRSFVVSGLGQVGGRLARMLAGHGAELIVTDIDERKRQLADELGARWIAPELALSTPADVLVPAGLGGILTDEAIDALPVRAVVGPANNPLADRSGAARLQERGIVYAPDFVVNAGGVIHLEGMAHGQEWPAIAERLTGIADTVRGVMASARERGITPLAAAEALAAARIDAARGSRAPSARTAVVV is encoded by the coding sequence ATGAGCGCAATCCCTGAGTTCTCGCACGAGCGCGTCCTGACCTCCATGGGCGCCCGCAGCGGACTCGTCATCACCGTCGCACTCCACTCGAGCGCACTCGGGCCCGCGCTCGGCGGCTGCCGCATGTGGAGCTACCCGACCTGGGCCGACGGCCAGGCGGACGCCTTGCGGCTCTCGGCGGCGATGACGCTCAAGAACGCCGCGGCCGGGCTCGACGCCGGCGGCGGCAAGTCGGTCATCGCGCTGCCGATGGGCGAGGCGCTCGACCCCGACCGCCGCCGCGCCGCGCTGCTCGACCTCGGCGACCTCGTCGAGGCGCTCGATGGCCGCTACCGCACGGCCGAGGACGTCGGGACGACGGAGCACGACATGCTCGTCGTGCGCGAGCGCACCGAGCACGTCGTCGGCCTCCCCGCCGAGAGCGGCGGCGCGGGCGAGCCCGCTGGGGCGACCGCGCTCGGCGTCTTCTCGGCGATCGCGCCGACGCTCGGCGAGGCGTTCGGCTCGGAGCAGATCGAGGGACGCTCGTTCGTCGTCTCGGGCCTCGGCCAGGTGGGCGGGCGGCTCGCGCGCATGCTCGCCGGTCACGGCGCGGAGCTCATCGTCACCGACATCGACGAGCGCAAGCGCCAGCTCGCCGACGAGCTCGGCGCCCGCTGGATCGCGCCGGAGCTGGCGCTCTCGACGCCCGCTGACGTGCTCGTGCCCGCCGGTCTCGGCGGCATCCTCACCGACGAGGCGATCGACGCGCTGCCCGTGCGCGCGGTCGTCGGGCCGGCCAACAACCCGCTCGCCGACCGCTCGGGCGCCGCGCGCCTGCAGGAGCGCGGCATCGTCTACGCGCCCGACTTCGTCGTCAACGCCGGCGGCGTCATCCACCTCGAGGGCATGGCCCACGGCCAGGAGTGGCCCGCGATCGCCGAGCGCCTGACCGGCATCGCCGACACCGTGCGCGGCGTCATGGCGAGCGCGCGCGAGCGCGGCATCACGCCGCTCGCCGCCGCCGAGGCGCTCGCCGCGGCGCGCATCGATGCCGCCCGCGGCTCGCGAGCGCCGTCGGCTCGCACCGCCGTCGTCGTCTGA
- a CDS encoding PRC-barrel domain-containing protein — MTFQGNIDQLAGREVFGSDGHRIGEVGQVFVLEGTDEPTWITVKTGLFGMHESFIPVAGATERGDEIVVPFEKAFVKDAPRIDDASELSVEQEAELYRYYGVEPPLQQRAAVGDHGQGAHDHHDDDRDRGVGGHLQRADARHSGDADDTGPSTAHADRTPYGGGHDAGSADSSGSGSDDERGVRGRGTDDDHDASRGATSASGAGGPRLRRRIVTEMQTIQVPVQREEIVVEGDGIEPDGDDRR, encoded by the coding sequence GTGACGTTCCAGGGCAACATCGACCAGCTGGCCGGCCGCGAGGTGTTCGGCAGCGACGGCCATCGCATCGGCGAGGTGGGACAGGTCTTCGTGCTCGAGGGCACCGACGAGCCGACCTGGATCACCGTGAAGACGGGGCTGTTCGGCATGCACGAGTCGTTCATCCCGGTCGCCGGCGCGACGGAGCGCGGCGACGAGATCGTCGTGCCCTTCGAGAAGGCGTTCGTGAAGGACGCGCCGCGCATCGACGACGCGAGCGAGCTCTCGGTCGAGCAGGAGGCGGAGCTCTACCGCTACTACGGCGTCGAGCCGCCGCTGCAGCAGCGCGCGGCCGTCGGCGACCACGGGCAGGGCGCTCACGACCACCACGACGACGACCGCGACCGCGGCGTCGGCGGTCACCTGCAGCGCGCCGACGCGCGCCACTCGGGCGACGCGGACGACACGGGCCCCTCGACCGCGCACGCCGACCGCACGCCCTACGGCGGCGGGCACGACGCCGGCAGCGCCGACTCGAGCGGCAGCGGCTCGGATGACGAGCGCGGCGTGCGCGGCCGCGGCACCGACGACGACCACGACGCGAGCCGCGGGGCGACGAGCGCGAGCGGCGCCGGTGGCCCGCGCCTGCGGCGGCGCATCGTGACCGAGATGCAGACGATCCAGGTGCCCGTGCAGCGCGAGGAGATCGTGGTCGAGGGCGACGGCATCGAGCCGGACGGCGACGACCGCCGCTGA
- a CDS encoding acylphosphatase: MVHGTVQGVGFRMAARREAERLGLAGSVRNRFDGTVEAEAEGAADAVAAFGAWLAHGPDTARVDRVETESIEARGETGFAVR, from the coding sequence GTGGTGCACGGCACCGTGCAGGGCGTCGGCTTCCGCATGGCCGCGCGCCGCGAGGCGGAGCGGCTCGGGCTCGCCGGCTCGGTGCGCAACCGCTTCGACGGCACGGTCGAGGCGGAGGCCGAGGGTGCGGCGGATGCGGTGGCGGCGTTCGGCGCGTGGCTCGCGCACGGCCCCGACACGGCTCGCGTCGATCGCGTCGAGACCGAGTCGATCGAGGCGCGCGGCGAGACCGGCTTCGCGGTGCGCTGA
- a CDS encoding YoaK family protein: protein MDASPGPGGRAAPLVAYLRGIAGPDRTPRTNRDLAVLLALTAGILNSVGFMAIALYTSHMTGLTAMLADSLVLGSLDIALLCLTGLLSFVVGAAVCALLFNWARRRGLQSRFAIVLLLEAALALFIGLVAHELTADAGREWVLIALLGFTMGLQNAVITKISDAQIRTTHVTGMVTDIGIELGKLVYPKRADDPDPVRPRLGRLGLHVLLVSAFFAGGITGALAYQAIGFVTVVPTAVLLLVFASVPVARDLRGRSRRPA, encoded by the coding sequence ATGGATGCGTCACCGGGGCCGGGCGGACGGGCCGCGCCCCTCGTCGCGTACCTCCGGGGCATCGCGGGCCCGGATCGCACGCCGCGCACGAACCGCGACCTCGCGGTGCTGCTCGCGCTCACGGCGGGCATCCTCAACTCCGTCGGCTTCATGGCGATCGCCCTCTACACCTCGCACATGACGGGCCTCACGGCGATGCTCGCCGACAGCCTCGTGCTCGGCTCGCTCGACATCGCGCTGCTGTGCCTCACGGGCCTGCTGTCGTTCGTCGTCGGGGCCGCGGTGTGCGCGCTGCTGTTCAACTGGGCGAGGCGCCGCGGGCTGCAGAGCCGGTTCGCGATCGTGCTGCTGCTCGAGGCGGCGCTCGCGCTCTTCATCGGGCTCGTCGCGCACGAGCTCACCGCCGACGCGGGGCGCGAGTGGGTGCTCATCGCGCTGCTCGGCTTCACGATGGGCCTGCAGAACGCGGTGATCACGAAGATCTCCGACGCGCAGATCCGCACGACGCACGTGACCGGCATGGTGACCGACATCGGCATCGAGCTCGGCAAGCTCGTCTACCCGAAGCGCGCGGACGACCCCGACCCCGTGCGGCCGCGGCTCGGACGGCTCGGCCTGCACGTGCTGCTCGTGAGCGCCTTCTTCGCCGGCGGCATCACCGGCGCGCTCGCCTATCAGGCAATCGGGTTCGTCACCGTCGTGCCGACCGCGGTGCTGCTGCTCGTCTTCGCGAGCGTGCCCGTGGCCCGCGACCTGCGCGGGCGCTCGCGCCGCCCGGCGTGA
- the ychF gene encoding redox-regulated ATPase YchF, which produces MALTIGIVGLPNVGKSTLFNALTKNTVLAANYPFATIEPNIGVVELPDERLTRLAAIFGSAKILPATVSFVDIAGIVKGASEGEGLGNQFLANIREADAIAQVVRGFSDSDVVHVDGKVDPASDMETINTELILADLQTLEKAVPRLEKEVRGKKADPAVLAAAVEAQAILNAGTTLSQAGFDIAPIRELGLLTAKPQLFVFNVDEAVLSDEAKKAELAALVAPAKAVFLDAQVESELIDLDQDEALELLQSLGQDESGLDQLARIGFDTLGLQTYLTAGPKESRAWTIRKGWTAPQAAGVIHTDFERGFIKAEVVSFADLDQYGSMAEAKAAGRVRIEGKDYVMVDGDVVEFRFNV; this is translated from the coding sequence GTGGCACTCACGATCGGCATCGTCGGACTCCCCAACGTGGGCAAGTCGACCCTCTTCAACGCTCTCACCAAGAACACCGTGCTCGCGGCGAACTACCCGTTCGCGACGATCGAGCCGAACATCGGGGTGGTCGAGCTGCCGGACGAGCGCCTCACGCGCCTCGCGGCGATCTTCGGCTCGGCCAAGATCCTGCCCGCGACCGTCTCGTTCGTGGACATCGCCGGCATCGTGAAGGGTGCGAGCGAGGGCGAGGGCCTCGGCAACCAGTTCCTCGCGAACATCCGCGAGGCCGACGCGATCGCGCAGGTCGTGCGCGGCTTCAGCGACTCGGATGTCGTGCACGTCGACGGCAAGGTCGACCCGGCCTCCGACATGGAGACGATCAACACCGAGCTCATCCTCGCCGACCTGCAGACGCTCGAGAAGGCGGTGCCGCGCCTCGAGAAGGAGGTGCGCGGCAAGAAGGCCGACCCGGCCGTGCTCGCGGCGGCGGTCGAGGCGCAGGCCATCCTGAACGCGGGCACGACGCTCTCGCAGGCGGGCTTCGACATCGCGCCGATCCGCGAGCTCGGCCTCCTGACGGCGAAGCCGCAGCTGTTCGTGTTCAACGTCGACGAGGCGGTGCTCTCGGACGAGGCGAAGAAGGCAGAGCTCGCGGCGCTCGTCGCGCCCGCGAAGGCCGTCTTCCTCGACGCGCAGGTCGAGTCGGAGCTCATCGACCTCGACCAGGACGAGGCGCTCGAGCTGCTGCAGTCGCTCGGGCAGGACGAGTCGGGCCTCGACCAGCTCGCCCGCATCGGCTTCGACACGCTCGGCCTGCAGACGTACCTCACGGCCGGCCCGAAGGAGTCGCGCGCCTGGACGATCCGCAAGGGCTGGACCGCGCCGCAGGCGGCGGGTGTCATCCACACCGACTTCGAGCGCGGCTTCATCAAGGCGGAGGTCGTCTCGTTCGCCGACCTCGATCAGTACGGGTCGATGGCGGAGGCGAAGGCAGCCGGCCGCGTGCGCATCGAGGGCAAGGACTACGTCATGGTCGACGGCGACGTGGTGGAGTTCCGGTTTAACGTCTAG
- a CDS encoding type II toxin-antitoxin system RelE/ParE family toxin gives MIRSFGDKETERLWRRERVRSIDPRIHRVALRKLRQVGSAESIEDLRVPPGNRLEALKGDRAGQHSIRINDQWRICFVWTAAGPEEVQIVDDH, from the coding sequence GTGATCAGATCGTTCGGCGACAAGGAGACCGAACGGCTGTGGCGTCGTGAACGCGTGAGGTCGATTGATCCGAGGATCCATCGAGTCGCATTGCGCAAACTTCGTCAGGTGGGGTCCGCGGAGTCCATCGAGGACCTCCGTGTCCCACCCGGCAACCGCCTCGAAGCTCTCAAGGGCGACCGTGCCGGGCAGCACAGCATCAGGATCAACGACCAGTGGCGGATCTGCTTCGTGTGGACCGCCGCCGGACCAGAGGAGGTGCAGATCGTTGACGACCACTGA
- a CDS encoding HigA family addiction module antitoxin: MTTTDKIEPIHPGEVLMEDFIEGFGITQNKLAVSIGVPPRRINEIVHGKRGITADTALRLAKYFGTSAEFWINLQSHYELDRAEDAAGEQIAAIAPLQVA; this comes from the coding sequence TTGACGACCACTGACAAGATCGAGCCGATCCACCCGGGCGAGGTGCTCATGGAGGACTTCATCGAGGGCTTCGGCATCACGCAGAACAAGCTCGCCGTATCCATCGGCGTGCCGCCGCGACGGATCAACGAGATCGTGCACGGCAAGCGAGGGATCACCGCAGACACGGCGCTGCGGCTCGCGAAGTACTTCGGCACCTCGGCCGAGTTCTGGATCAACCTGCAGAGCCATTACGAGCTTGACCGCGCCGAGGACGCGGCAGGTGAGCAGATCGCGGCGATCGCGCCGCTGCAGGTCGCGTGA
- a CDS encoding alpha/beta hydrolase, giving the protein MTSCVVQRPGGVCIAVTDLGGHGPVVVLLHGLAGSSRELLRTARALQDHRVLIVDQRGHGASTRLPDDLSRDAFVGDVVAAIEELAPGRRATLVGQSMGAHTAFLAAAAHPDLVEGLVMLEGHVSGSDDPREAAGLGAYFASWPVPFRGEAAAREFLGDDAIVDAWVADLQSTDDGLVPRFDSAVMQRTIQAVHEPRWDEWKALQVPTLAIFAKHGMFSDADKDELIRRRPETVRVDLSGGSHDAHLDAFDEWIDVLRRWLSRDQASDSRTSVR; this is encoded by the coding sequence GTGACCAGCTGCGTCGTGCAGCGCCCCGGAGGCGTCTGCATCGCCGTCACCGACCTCGGCGGCCACGGCCCTGTCGTCGTGCTGCTGCACGGGCTTGCCGGGAGCTCGCGAGAGTTGCTGCGCACGGCGCGAGCGTTGCAGGATCATCGGGTCCTGATCGTGGATCAGCGAGGGCACGGTGCGAGCACGCGCCTTCCCGATGATCTATCCCGCGACGCCTTCGTCGGCGACGTCGTGGCGGCGATCGAGGAGCTCGCCCCAGGGCGTCGAGCGACGCTCGTCGGGCAGTCGATGGGAGCCCACACTGCTTTTCTCGCAGCAGCAGCGCATCCAGACCTGGTCGAGGGGCTCGTGATGCTCGAAGGTCATGTGTCGGGGAGCGACGATCCGCGCGAGGCTGCTGGTCTCGGCGCGTACTTCGCGTCCTGGCCGGTTCCGTTCCGGGGAGAGGCCGCTGCCCGCGAGTTCCTCGGTGATGACGCGATCGTTGATGCCTGGGTAGCGGATCTCCAGTCGACGGATGATGGGCTCGTCCCGCGTTTCGACTCCGCGGTCATGCAACGCACGATCCAGGCTGTGCATGAACCGCGCTGGGACGAGTGGAAAGCTCTGCAGGTTCCGACGCTCGCGATTTTCGCCAAGCACGGGATGTTCAGCGATGCCGACAAGGACGAGCTGATCCGGCGCAGGCCCGAGACGGTCAGAGTCGATCTCTCCGGCGGCAGCCATGATGCGCACCTCGACGCCTTCGACGAGTGGATCGACGTGCTTCGCCGCTGGTTATCCCGCGATCAGGCGAGCGACTCGCGGACCAGTGTCCGCTGA